The following proteins are encoded in a genomic region of Neomicrococcus aestuarii:
- the cydB gene encoding cytochrome d ubiquinol oxidase subunit II produces the protein MEFLPTLWFILIGVLWIGYLFLEGFDLGVGMLMKLFARNDRQRRLLLNTIGPVWDGNEVWLLTAGGATFAAFPHWYASLFSALYIPLTLVLIGLIFRAVAIEYRGKSHRESSRNLWDWALAGGSFVAAFGVGAMLALTTTGLPLNANGDRVGGAFAWLNGYAVLGGLAVVGFCLVHALAFVMLKTDGETRIRARKLLSMWLLVGLAPMAVWALIVVARSGEVLPWIAVAIAVVGAVSAWLMVRRNKEGLAFTFLGLFLVAGAASIFWAAYPVVLPSTIDAAFNLTVENASSSPYTLQLMSIVAAFGVPLVLAYQGWTYWVFRKRIVERNIPEAHAVEPIVNVLQKVK, from the coding sequence TTCCTAGAGGGTTTCGATCTTGGTGTCGGCATGCTCATGAAATTGTTCGCACGCAACGACCGTCAGCGGCGCCTGCTGCTGAACACTATTGGCCCCGTCTGGGACGGCAACGAAGTATGGTTGCTGACCGCCGGTGGCGCCACCTTTGCGGCTTTCCCGCACTGGTACGCATCACTCTTCTCCGCGCTCTACATCCCGCTAACGCTCGTCTTGATCGGTTTGATCTTCCGCGCCGTAGCGATTGAATACCGTGGCAAGTCCCACCGTGAAAGCTCCCGCAACCTGTGGGACTGGGCGCTCGCAGGCGGATCCTTTGTGGCCGCTTTCGGCGTCGGCGCGATGCTTGCACTCACCACCACCGGTCTCCCGTTGAACGCGAACGGCGACCGAGTGGGCGGAGCCTTCGCCTGGCTGAACGGCTATGCAGTCCTAGGCGGCCTCGCCGTGGTGGGCTTCTGCTTGGTGCACGCATTGGCCTTCGTCATGCTCAAGACGGACGGTGAAACTCGCATCCGCGCTCGTAAGCTCTTGAGCATGTGGCTGCTGGTGGGATTGGCTCCGATGGCCGTGTGGGCACTGATCGTCGTGGCTCGTTCCGGCGAAGTTTTGCCATGGATTGCCGTGGCGATCGCCGTTGTTGGTGCCGTTTCCGCCTGGTTGATGGTTCGCCGCAACAAAGAAGGCCTCGCCTTCACGTTCCTTGGACTGTTCTTGGTGGCCGGTGCCGCCTCCATCTTCTGGGCCGCCTACCCGGTAGTGCTTCCTTCGACGATCGATGCGGCCTTCAACCTCACCGTTGAGAACGCCTCATCCTCGCCGTACACGCTGCAGCTGATGAGCATCGTTGCCGCCTTCGGCGTTCCACTGGTGCTCGCGTACCAGGGCTGGACCTACTGGGTGTTCCGCAAGCGCATCGTGGAGCGAAACATCCCAGAAGCTCATGCTGTGGAGCCGATCGTCAACGTGCTGCAGAAAGTGAAGTGA
- the cydC gene encoding thiol reductant ABC exporter subunit CydC, translated as MVDDTQDQLAREDTIRARAGAVQRELFGRADVRRASVALAVLAVLKSAGLIGLMSVLAHVLARFAEHQSVDAGLMMVIAAASVVAQAIAAWGTPVVSRRASAAVAQDLRTQVLARRLASGRVNEPLTTDANSSGLDGAQDAGQRPSLPRSEGAEVALATRGLDALDKYFTDYLPALIFTMIVPVFVGVWILSQDWVSALIIALTTPLVPLFMILIGKHTAERVAESAEGLARMAHHLMELARGLPVLVGIRRAHAQRAALEEVSNKYRDTTMGTLRAAFTSSFALELIATISVAIVAVFIGVRLVHGDMTLEAGLLSLMLAPECFAALRNVGSAFHASEDGAEAFARATELAHAPIAQPFASLESNPNATNKAEPSGVVVRAKNLRVRYAQRDSDAVGPLSFELSDGESLALWGASGSGKSTLLHVIAGVIRADSETELSGTLQLGSARALFAGQSPRFSRETVGEELNFYAQKSLTPEAARTALGRSALSVDLSQAIGALSPGEQRRLAIARLLVVERGDQQTPLYLLDEPTAHLDPRSAQQIRALIAELAETGSVIAATHDPALAAALGLRLNVSAGENSGSTENIADKNAEINAAAPKTETLTVTAENAKPTPTATMASETINSAARFPWRSLFSRRFVMGSFYGTLAVLAAAALSAVSGWLIVYASQQPPIMYLLVAIVGVRFFGLSRSALKYLERLTIHEDILRWSTNLRLRLWDSLAGNIVNWKRLTHSGAAAERLIGDVDELRDVLPRAVTPIGSAVIAGLAMLITVGVLTPSALPAVVGFVLAGFLLLPVIVYRAERNASAEVTGFRTRLMGRYAAIQGAAAELAANGLAQPAVDYVAGDPESDRRHQRTAAFADGLSQAGVVVITGLAAVATALLCVTGAVDPRLAALSTLVVLALNEPLSQAVSAIRHWPTLQAIWSKTAPLLEDTQRTVVEPEHAEERPRVEAMAVNRLSARYPGIETSVFAPVSATLGTGQWWTVTGPSGSGKSTLIAVLLGFLKYDGGGYRLYADGTWREPYEGDAAALASLAWCPQEAHVFDSTIAGNLALSRSKDEALSEAEMTDVLQRVGLGPWLESLPHHLQTRTGAQGSQLSGGQRQRLAVARAILARSSVVILDEPTAHLGQDEGHQMIAQLRAAGNEHLWVMVTHDASLAHQGDVRSELVAAR; from the coding sequence GTGGTGGATGACACTCAGGACCAGCTAGCCCGCGAGGACACTATCCGAGCCCGTGCAGGGGCGGTGCAGCGCGAACTCTTTGGACGCGCCGACGTCCGGCGAGCATCGGTAGCACTAGCAGTATTAGCCGTCCTCAAATCGGCTGGTTTGATTGGCCTGATGAGCGTCCTCGCTCACGTGCTGGCGCGTTTCGCCGAGCACCAGAGCGTGGACGCTGGGCTCATGATGGTCATCGCCGCGGCCTCCGTGGTGGCTCAAGCGATCGCGGCGTGGGGCACTCCGGTTGTCTCGCGCCGCGCGTCGGCTGCCGTGGCACAGGATCTGCGCACCCAAGTACTTGCTCGCCGGCTTGCCTCGGGTCGCGTCAACGAACCGCTTACGACGGATGCAAACTCAAGCGGACTTGATGGTGCGCAGGATGCCGGACAGCGTCCGTCCCTTCCACGCTCCGAGGGCGCAGAAGTAGCTCTCGCAACGCGCGGCCTCGACGCCTTGGACAAGTACTTCACGGATTACTTACCTGCACTGATTTTCACGATGATCGTTCCGGTCTTCGTGGGTGTGTGGATCCTGAGCCAGGATTGGGTGAGCGCACTGATCATCGCTCTCACCACTCCGCTGGTCCCGCTGTTCATGATCTTGATCGGCAAGCACACCGCCGAACGCGTGGCGGAGTCCGCCGAAGGCCTTGCCCGGATGGCCCATCACCTCATGGAGCTCGCCCGGGGACTCCCGGTTCTGGTAGGCATTCGACGCGCTCACGCCCAGCGCGCAGCCTTGGAAGAAGTCTCAAACAAGTACCGCGACACCACCATGGGCACGCTGCGAGCCGCCTTCACCTCAAGCTTCGCGCTAGAACTCATCGCCACCATCTCGGTGGCAATCGTCGCCGTGTTCATCGGCGTCCGTCTGGTCCACGGAGACATGACCCTCGAAGCCGGCCTCCTATCCCTCATGCTGGCACCCGAGTGCTTCGCCGCACTGCGCAACGTCGGCTCGGCGTTCCACGCAAGCGAGGACGGCGCCGAAGCGTTCGCCCGCGCCACGGAACTTGCCCACGCACCTATCGCGCAGCCCTTCGCCTCACTGGAATCCAATCCCAACGCCACCAACAAAGCGGAGCCGAGCGGCGTCGTCGTACGGGCAAAGAACCTCCGCGTCCGCTACGCCCAACGGGATTCGGACGCTGTTGGGCCTCTGAGTTTCGAACTCAGCGACGGCGAATCCCTCGCGCTGTGGGGAGCCAGCGGCAGCGGCAAGTCCACGCTCTTACATGTCATCGCCGGCGTAATTCGGGCCGACAGCGAGACTGAACTGAGCGGAACACTGCAGCTGGGTTCGGCGCGCGCACTGTTCGCGGGGCAATCGCCGCGGTTTTCTCGTGAAACCGTGGGCGAAGAGCTCAACTTCTACGCCCAAAAGTCGTTGACCCCAGAAGCCGCTCGCACAGCGCTGGGGCGAAGCGCCTTAAGCGTGGATCTGAGCCAGGCCATCGGCGCGCTCAGCCCGGGGGAGCAGCGCAGGCTCGCTATCGCCCGCTTGCTGGTAGTTGAGCGCGGAGATCAGCAGACACCGCTATACCTGCTCGATGAGCCCACGGCACACCTTGATCCCCGTAGCGCGCAACAGATCCGCGCCCTCATCGCTGAACTCGCAGAGACCGGAAGCGTCATTGCGGCCACCCATGATCCGGCCTTGGCAGCAGCACTGGGCCTGCGCCTAAACGTCAGCGCAGGCGAGAACAGCGGCAGCACCGAGAACATTGCGGATAAAAATGCCGAGATTAACGCCGCAGCCCCGAAGACTGAAACGCTGACGGTCACCGCCGAAAACGCCAAACCAACCCCCACGGCCACCATGGCAAGTGAGACCATCAACAGCGCAGCCCGCTTCCCGTGGCGCTCGCTATTCTCTCGCCGATTTGTGATGGGATCCTTCTATGGCACGCTCGCCGTGCTAGCCGCCGCGGCGCTCTCCGCGGTGTCCGGTTGGCTCATCGTGTACGCGTCCCAGCAACCGCCCATCATGTACCTCTTGGTGGCCATCGTGGGCGTGCGCTTCTTCGGGCTCTCACGCTCGGCTCTGAAGTACCTCGAACGCTTGACGATCCACGAGGACATCCTGCGTTGGAGCACCAACTTGCGCTTGCGCCTCTGGGATTCGCTCGCCGGGAACATCGTGAATTGGAAGCGTCTTACGCACTCGGGCGCTGCCGCCGAGAGGCTCATTGGTGATGTCGATGAGCTGCGCGACGTCCTTCCGCGGGCCGTGACACCCATTGGTTCGGCGGTCATTGCGGGACTCGCGATGCTGATCACCGTGGGTGTGCTGACACCGAGCGCGCTTCCGGCTGTGGTGGGATTTGTGCTCGCCGGGTTCCTGTTGTTGCCGGTCATTGTCTATCGCGCTGAGCGGAACGCGAGCGCCGAGGTGACCGGTTTCCGCACCCGGTTGATGGGCCGCTACGCCGCGATTCAGGGCGCGGCCGCCGAGCTTGCCGCCAATGGGCTCGCTCAGCCCGCCGTTGACTACGTTGCGGGGGACCCGGAGTCGGATCGGCGTCATCAGCGCACCGCGGCGTTCGCTGACGGACTCTCGCAAGCAGGCGTCGTCGTCATCACCGGCCTTGCCGCGGTGGCTACCGCGCTGCTGTGTGTGACCGGTGCCGTGGATCCGCGACTTGCCGCGCTCTCGACCCTCGTGGTGCTCGCGCTGAACGAGCCGCTCTCGCAAGCGGTATCCGCAATTCGTCACTGGCCGACGCTTCAGGCGATCTGGTCCAAGACGGCCCCACTGCTCGAAGACACGCAACGGACCGTGGTGGAGCCGGAACATGCGGAGGAGCGCCCACGCGTGGAGGCAATGGCGGTCAATCGCCTGTCCGCGCGCTACCCGGGCATAGAGACGTCGGTTTTCGCGCCGGTCTCGGCAACCCTGGGCACTGGCCAGTGGTGGACCGTGACGGGGCCGTCCGGTTCCGGAAAATCCACGCTGATCGCGGTGCTGTTGGGATTTTTGAAGTACGACGGCGGAGGCTACCGTTTGTACGCCGACGGTACGTGGCGTGAACCGTACGAAGGTGACGCGGCCGCGTTGGCGTCGCTCGCGTGGTGCCCTCAAGAAGCGCACGTCTTCGATTCCACGATCGCCGGAAACCTGGCGCTTTCACGGAGCAAGGACGAAGCGCTGAGCGAAGCGGAGATGACGGACGTGCTCCAGCGGGTGGGTCTAGGTCCATGGCTGGAGTCTCTGCCGCACCACTTACAGACCCGTACGGGCGCTCAGGGCAGTCAGCTCTCGGGAGGCCAACGGCAACGCTTGGCGGTTGCTCGCGCTATTCTGGCGCGCTCGAGCGTTGTGATCCTGGACGAGCCCACGGCCCACTTGGGTCAGGACGAAGGGCACCAGATGATTGCCCAGCTGCGCGCCGCCGGGAACGAGCACTTGTGGGTCATGGTGACGCACGACGCCTCGCTAGCCCATCAAGGTGACGTGCGCTCAGAGCTCGTGGCGGCGCGGTAG
- a CDS encoding TIGR01777 family oxidoreductase, translating to MGHFEHTTSVQHNQETVFSWFSREGALRRLFPPFGGHVVSEPPAGLAVGSEAKLLISAPGITGSAASAVGEGLAGLTKRFGVPSRWARPEIAWTARHTALDAPHMFRDQMAEGPLESWVHTHEFVQFGEGTDVIDSVEFQLPSKVPSIARRTAEKALTAELERTFAYRARQLRDDLDFHARYRGTPRLRVGITGATGFMGVQLRALLTTGGHIVHSFQRGIDWDPEREFVDLDVMRGLDVIIHLAGHPIGGRFTEAAKQEILDSRVKGTRTIANALRTVSSDGKQRAFISASGVGYYGSHPHREYEDDGLSGENTDPEPLTEDHAVGDDFLASVCAQWEAEALAAASDTVRVAILRTGLVLSPDGGLLARLLPLFAAGVGGPTTRGAWNSWISRDDMLSLYVHAALTPEFSGIFNAVAPNPVSSEEFAATLGSVIRRPSAIPTPSFGPKLLLGAEGADELAFASQRVSADKVQSSGFVFRHSTLDSALEHMLGSKARVSK from the coding sequence ATGGGTCATTTTGAGCACACCACATCGGTACAGCACAACCAAGAGACCGTGTTTTCGTGGTTCTCCCGCGAAGGCGCGCTCCGCCGCTTGTTCCCTCCTTTTGGCGGACACGTGGTCTCCGAGCCTCCCGCCGGATTGGCCGTGGGTTCCGAAGCCAAGCTCCTCATCTCTGCTCCCGGGATCACCGGCAGCGCTGCGAGCGCTGTGGGTGAAGGTCTTGCCGGATTGACCAAACGCTTTGGAGTACCTTCGCGCTGGGCTCGGCCCGAGATTGCCTGGACCGCACGGCACACCGCCCTGGACGCGCCCCACATGTTCCGCGACCAGATGGCCGAAGGACCGCTGGAATCGTGGGTGCACACTCACGAGTTCGTGCAGTTTGGAGAAGGCACGGACGTCATCGATTCGGTGGAGTTCCAGCTCCCGTCCAAGGTGCCGTCGATAGCGCGCCGGACGGCAGAGAAAGCCTTGACGGCCGAACTGGAACGAACCTTCGCTTACCGCGCTCGTCAATTGCGCGATGACCTTGATTTTCACGCTCGCTACCGGGGCACGCCGCGTCTTCGCGTGGGCATCACCGGCGCCACCGGGTTCATGGGAGTTCAACTTCGCGCCCTGTTGACCACGGGCGGGCATATTGTCCACTCGTTCCAACGCGGCATCGATTGGGATCCGGAACGCGAGTTCGTAGATCTTGATGTGATGCGCGGGCTGGACGTCATCATCCACTTGGCGGGCCATCCGATCGGTGGGCGATTCACGGAGGCTGCCAAGCAAGAAATCCTGGATTCACGCGTCAAGGGCACCCGCACCATCGCCAACGCGCTGCGGACCGTGAGCTCGGACGGCAAACAGCGTGCGTTCATCTCCGCGTCCGGCGTGGGCTATTACGGGTCCCACCCGCACCGCGAATATGAGGACGACGGCCTATCGGGTGAAAACACTGATCCCGAACCGCTGACCGAAGATCACGCCGTGGGAGACGATTTCTTGGCCTCTGTCTGCGCCCAGTGGGAAGCCGAAGCGCTCGCAGCAGCATCGGATACCGTCCGCGTCGCGATCCTTCGAACAGGCTTGGTGCTCTCTCCCGATGGCGGGCTCTTGGCGCGACTCTTACCTCTCTTCGCCGCCGGCGTGGGCGGACCCACAACGCGCGGGGCGTGGAACTCGTGGATCAGCCGCGATGACATGCTCTCGCTGTACGTTCACGCAGCGCTGACCCCGGAGTTTTCCGGCATCTTCAACGCGGTCGCACCCAACCCGGTCTCAAGTGAAGAATTTGCCGCAACGCTCGGTTCGGTGATTCGTCGACCGTCCGCGATTCCCACTCCGTCCTTTGGCCCCAAGTTGCTCTTGGGCGCCGAGGGCGCGGACGAACTCGCTTTTGCGAGCCAGCGGGTCTCCGCGGACAAGGTTCAATCCTCCGGTTTCGTCTTCCGGCACTCCACGTTGGACTCGGCGCTAGAGCACATGCTGGGTTCGAAGGCTCGCGTCAGCAAGTAG
- a CDS encoding DNA gyrase/topoisomerase IV subunit A translates to MPRGKNQTPLEDFEEHIVDIDVTSEMEESFLEYAYSVIYSRALPDARDGLKPVQRRILYMMSDMGLRPDRGHVKSARVVGEVMGKLHPHGDAAIYDAMVRMSQSFALRLPLVDGHGNFGSLDDGPAAPRYTEARLAAAALAMTDHLDEDVVDFVPNYDNQLQQPDVLPAAFPNLLVNGATGIAVGMATNMAPHNLGEVISAARHLIEHPDATLADIMKFVPGPDLPSGGIIVGLDGIRDAYETGRGSFKTRAKVELEQISARKTGLVVTELPYNVGPEKVIEKIKDAANAKKLTGVSDVVDLTDRKNGLRLVIEIKNGFNPNAVLQQLYRLTPLEDSFGINNVALVDGQPQTLGLLELLKVYVEHRITVVRRRTSFRLGKKKDRLHLVEGLLLAIVDIDEVIQIIRASDDSASARARLMQVFDLTEIQANHILELRLRQLTKFSRIELEKEQEELKKAIEELAAILASEALLREVVSTELADISAQFATPRRTVLLKSAETKPLKGTVMPEAVSTTAKAPLALEVEDTPCIAMLSATGLLARTADRTPLQSNGPRARHDVVLSAVPTSARGEIGALTNTGLLIRLQVVDMPVLPPTMTSASLATGVKASEFAAIAKTERIVALVSLSEVFALGTKNGVVKRVTPDYPLNRDDFEAITLKDGDEVINAAPAPDEADLLFITKNAQLLHFSAQLVRPQGRTAGGMAGIKVSDDDSVIFFGAVNALSDETVVVTIAGGAGAGSAKLTPLADFPAKGRATAGVRSHRFTKDETDLALAWAGPGPALASSEAGVSRVLPTEFGKRDGSGAPLSQKVDVIGPAYDAAVPDFSAPGQDPEGEADLSAGTVPALPAPEPASPELPGPTAASRVSREAPSSSKPFASTHEVEEDGSTLF, encoded by the coding sequence ATGCCTCGAGGCAAGAATCAAACCCCACTAGAGGATTTTGAAGAACACATCGTTGACATCGATGTCACTTCCGAAATGGAAGAATCTTTCCTCGAATACGCCTACTCGGTGATCTATTCGCGCGCGCTCCCAGATGCTCGCGATGGCCTCAAGCCCGTCCAGCGTCGCATCCTCTACATGATGTCTGACATGGGCCTTCGCCCGGACCGCGGACACGTCAAGAGTGCGCGCGTGGTGGGCGAAGTGATGGGCAAGCTGCACCCGCACGGCGACGCCGCGATCTATGACGCCATGGTGCGCATGTCCCAATCCTTCGCGCTGCGCCTGCCGCTAGTTGATGGTCACGGAAACTTCGGCTCCCTCGATGACGGGCCGGCCGCCCCGCGTTACACCGAAGCCCGCCTCGCCGCAGCCGCGTTGGCCATGACGGATCACCTCGACGAAGACGTCGTGGACTTCGTCCCCAACTATGACAACCAGCTCCAGCAGCCGGACGTGCTCCCTGCCGCGTTCCCTAACTTGCTGGTCAACGGCGCCACCGGCATTGCCGTAGGCATGGCCACCAACATGGCACCCCACAACTTGGGTGAAGTCATTTCGGCCGCCCGCCACTTGATCGAGCATCCGGATGCCACGCTCGCCGACATCATGAAGTTCGTGCCGGGACCGGATTTGCCCTCCGGCGGCATCATTGTGGGCCTGGACGGAATTCGCGACGCCTACGAAACCGGGCGAGGCTCTTTCAAGACCCGCGCCAAGGTGGAGCTTGAACAGATCAGCGCCCGCAAGACCGGCCTCGTGGTCACCGAACTGCCGTACAACGTGGGACCTGAGAAGGTCATTGAAAAGATCAAGGACGCCGCGAACGCGAAGAAGCTCACGGGCGTCTCCGATGTTGTTGACCTGACTGACCGCAAGAACGGCCTGCGTCTGGTCATCGAGATCAAGAACGGCTTCAATCCCAACGCCGTCCTTCAGCAGCTGTATAGGCTCACGCCGCTCGAGGATTCCTTCGGCATCAACAACGTGGCGCTCGTGGACGGCCAGCCTCAGACACTAGGCCTCTTGGAGCTCCTGAAGGTCTACGTTGAACACCGCATCACCGTGGTCCGCCGCCGCACTAGTTTCCGTTTGGGCAAGAAGAAGGACCGCCTCCACTTGGTGGAGGGTCTGCTCTTGGCGATCGTGGACATTGATGAGGTCATCCAGATCATTCGTGCTTCGGATGATTCGGCGTCGGCTCGCGCCCGTTTGATGCAGGTCTTTGATCTCACGGAGATCCAGGCCAACCACATCCTGGAATTGCGCTTGCGCCAATTGACGAAGTTCTCCCGCATTGAGTTGGAGAAGGAACAAGAAGAACTCAAGAAGGCCATCGAGGAACTCGCCGCCATCTTGGCCTCAGAAGCGCTTCTTCGCGAAGTGGTCTCCACGGAGCTTGCTGACATCTCTGCACAGTTCGCCACGCCTCGACGCACCGTGTTGCTCAAGTCCGCCGAGACAAAGCCTCTCAAGGGCACAGTGATGCCAGAGGCCGTCAGCACTACCGCCAAGGCGCCGTTGGCTCTCGAAGTGGAAGACACCCCATGTATCGCGATGCTCTCTGCCACCGGCTTGCTGGCGCGTACGGCGGATCGCACGCCACTGCAGAGCAACGGTCCGCGCGCTCGCCACGATGTGGTGCTCTCCGCGGTCCCTACGAGCGCTCGCGGAGAGATCGGCGCGCTCACGAATACGGGACTTCTGATTCGCCTGCAAGTGGTGGATATGCCGGTCCTTCCGCCCACCATGACCTCGGCGAGCCTCGCCACTGGCGTCAAGGCCAGCGAGTTCGCGGCGATCGCCAAGACCGAACGCATTGTGGCGCTCGTGAGCTTGAGTGAAGTCTTCGCGCTGGGCACCAAGAACGGTGTGGTCAAGCGCGTCACCCCTGATTACCCGCTCAACCGCGACGATTTCGAAGCCATCACGCTCAAGGACGGCGACGAGGTCATCAACGCGGCCCCTGCCCCGGATGAAGCGGACCTGCTGTTCATCACGAAGAACGCTCAGCTACTGCATTTCTCGGCGCAATTGGTCCGACCACAAGGCCGCACAGCCGGCGGCATGGCCGGTATCAAGGTGAGCGATGATGACAGCGTCATCTTCTTTGGGGCGGTTAACGCCCTCAGCGACGAAACCGTGGTGGTCACCATCGCTGGCGGCGCGGGAGCCGGTTCGGCGAAGCTCACGCCGCTTGCTGATTTCCCGGCGAAGGGTCGCGCCACTGCTGGCGTGCGATCGCACCGTTTCACTAAGGATGAGACGGACCTGGCACTCGCGTGGGCTGGCCCAGGTCCTGCTCTCGCCTCAAGCGAGGCGGGTGTCTCCCGTGTGCTGCCTACCGAATTCGGTAAGCGCGATGGCTCCGGGGCTCCGTTATCGCAAAAGGTTGACGTGATTGGTCCGGCGTACGACGCCGCCGTTCCCGACTTCTCTGCCCCAGGTCAAGACCCCGAGGGTGAAGCGGATCTGAGCGCTGGTACGGTTCCAGCGCTACCTGCGCCAGAGCCGGCCTCGCCTGAGCTACCCGGGCCTACCGCAGCGTCCCGCGTGAGCCGAGAGGCGCCGTCGTCCTCGAAGCCCTTCGCCAGCACGCACGAAGTGGAAGAAGACGGCTCTACGCTGTTCTAA